Below is a window of Shinella sp. PSBB067 DNA.
TTCGTCATCGTCGCGATCCAGGGCGATTTCGGCAAGCCACGCCCGGCGCTGGTCATTCAGTCGGACCTGTTTTCCGAAGCGGCGACAGTAACGGTCCTGATGGTCTCCAGCACTCTTCAGGATGCGCCCCTGCTGCGCATTCCCGTCGAACCGAGTGTGGGCAACGGCCTCGGCAAGTCGTCCCAGATCATGGTCGACAAGGCCATGACGATCCGGCGCGACAAGATCGGCAAGGTCATCGGTACGCTCGACACCGAGACGATGGCGTCGGTCACGCGCAGCCTTGCCCTTTTCCTGGGATTTGCCTGAACGGTTACGGCAGCGCGTCGTAGCCTTCGCCGAAGCCCTTGAGGTCGACGGGGATGCCGATGCCTTCCTCCGGCGACTGGAACACGATGAAGGTGGCCGTCGCGCCGGAGCGGAAGGTCTTCAGGAGTTCGTCTTCCAGCACCACTTCGGCGTAGCAGCCGTCGGAGAAGCAGCGCACGAAATAGGCGCGGCCGATGTCCTTGCCGTCGACATTGAGGCCGAGGCCGTTCGGCAAAAGGACGCCGAGCGGGGCGAGCACGCGCAGGATCTTCGCCTTGCGGTCGGCGGTCTTGAGCACGACGACGGAGAGGCCGAGCTCGGGCCGGTCCTCGGCAAGCACGTTCTGCATCAGCGCGCATTGCTCGCTGGAGGCCCCGGCCGGCTGGTCGCAGACGATCGACCAGGCGCCATGGTTCGATTTCACCGTGCCGGGCTGCTGGGCCGCCGCGACGGACGGGAGCGCTGCGGCGCCGAGCCCCAGAACGGCAAGTCCAAATGCCGTCCGGGACAGCCGGGAAAGGGAAGCAAAACCCATGGAAACCTCGGAATCTCGAATCAGTCGCGGTATCTTTGAATAGGCGGCGGCGAAATGAAAAGCCCCGAGCGCTCATTTCCAATTGTTTGAAGGCGGAAATTGGACGGCGGACGGACCGATGCGGCCATGTCCGTTATATAAAGTGCAGGCCATGCGCATGCCCCGCGTGCGGCCGCGCACGGGCAGGGGCATTGCGGCTCGCCGCGGCCAAACCTTTCATGGTATAGGCAATTATGAAGAAACTGTGGGGAGGGCCCCCATGCTTTTGCGTTTGCGCAAAAATGCCGCACGGGGTGTCCCCCATGGCTGTTGCGGCGAGCATGAAACTATGATTTTAAGCACTCAGTATAGCAGGGATTCTGCGCATCTGTTTGATCCCGATCAAACACCTTGGGGAGATACGTTGTGAAAAACAAAGCTTTTGCAGGTCTGGCCGCTCTCGGCTGTCTGCTCTTTGCTTCGACCGCCTTCGCCGACCAGCCGATGCCGTGGCAGAAGGGCCTCCAGCCCGCCGCGACCTCGATCATGGAAGACGTGCGCGGGTTCGAGCAGTACACACTGTGGTTCATCGTCCCGATCACCCTGTTCGTGCTGCTCCTTCTGATCATCGTCGTCGTGAAGTTCCGCGAAAGCGCCAACCCGGTCCCCTCCAGGACCAGCCACAACACGCTGATCGAGATCATCTGGACCGTCGGTCCGGTCATCGTTCTCCTCTTCCTCGCCGTTCCCTCCTTCCAGCTCCTCACCAAGCAGCTCGCGCCCACCGAAGAGCCGGAACTGACCATCAAGGCGACCGGCTACCAGTGGTACTGGGGCTACGAATACCAGACGGGCGACAGCCCGCTCTCCTTCGACAGCCTCCTCCTGCAGGATGCGGACCGCGCAGCCGCCGGCAAGGAAGACAGGGCCGTCTATCCGCGCCTGCTGACGGTCGACAACGAGATCGTCATCCCGGTCGGCAAGCATGTCCGTCTCCTCGTCACCGCCGCCGACGTGATCCACTCCTTCGCCATGCCGTCCTTCGGCGTGAAGATCGACGCCATCCCGGGCCGTCTCAACGAGACCTGGTTCAAGGCGGACCGTGAAGGCCTGTTCTACGGCCAGTGTTCCGAGCTCTGCGGCAAGGACCATGCGTTCATGCCGATCGCCATTCGCGCCGTCTCGCAGGAGAAGTTCGATACCTGGCTTGCTGCCGCCGCGACGAATGTCGGCGAGGCAAACAAGGCCCTGATGGCGTCCGTCGAAGGCGCGGCCCCGTCCGTCGCCGTCGCCGAAAACGCCGCGCAGTAATACCTAGGGAGTTGAGACCATGGCCGGAACATCCGCTGCCCACGGCGATCACCACGATCACCACGAACACAAGCCGCTTAGCTTCTTCCAGCGTTGGTTCCTGTCGACCAACCACAAGGACATCGGCACCCTCTACCTGATCTTCGCGATCTTCGCCGGCCTCATCGGCGGCACGCTGTCGATCTTCATGCGCATGGAGCTGCAGGAGCCGGGCATCCAGATCTTCCACGGTCTGGCCCAGATGGTCTACGGCTTCGAGGGCGATGCCGCCATCGACGGCGGCAAGCACATGTTCAACGTCTTCACGACGGCGCACGCGCTCATCATGATCTTCTTCATGGTCATGCCGGCGCTGATCGGCGGCTTTGCCAACTGGATGGTGCCGATCATGATCGGCGCGCCGGACATGGCCTTCCCGCGCATGAACAACATCTCGTTCTGGCTCATCATCCCCGCCTTCCTGCTGGTCCTTCTCTCGATGTTCGTCGAGGGCCCGGCAGGTGCCTACGGCGCGGGCGGCGGCTGGACGGTGTATCCGCCATTCTCGACATCGGGGCAGCCCGGGCCGGCCATGGACTTCGTGATCCTCGGCCTGCACATCGCCGGCGCATCCTCGATCCTCGGCGCGATCAACTTCATCACGACGATCCTCAACATGCGCGCCCCGGGCATGACGCTGCACAAGATGCCGCTCTTTGCCTGGTCGGTGCTGATCACCGCCTTCCTGCTGCTGCTCTCGCTGCCGGTCCTGGCAGGCGGCATCACCATGCTTCTGACCGACCGCAACTTCGGCACGGCCTTCTTCGCGCCGGAAAACGGCGGTGACCCGATCCTCTTCCAGCACCTGTTCTGGTTCTTCGGTCACCCGGAAGTGTACATCCTGATCCTGCCCGGCTTCGGCATCGTCAGCCACATCGTCTCCACCTTCTCGCGCAAGCCGATCTTCGGCTACCTCGGCATGGCCTATGCCATGGTCGCCATCGGCGCCGTCGGCTTCATCGTGTGGGCGCACCACATGTACACGGTCGGCATGTCGCTCGACACGCAGCGCTACTTCGTCTTCGCCACGATGGTCATCGCGGTTCCGACGGGCGTGAAGATCTTCTCCTGGATCGCGACGATGTGGGGCGGCTCGATCCGCTTCACGACCCCGATGGTCTGGGCGATCGGCTTCATCTTCCTGTTCACCGTCGGCGGCGTCACGGGCGTCCAGCTCGCAAACGCCGGCCTCGACCGCGCCCTGCACGACACCTACTACGTGGTGGCCCACTTCCACTACGTCCTGTCGCTCGGCGCCGTCTTCGCCATCTTCGCGGCCTGGTACTACTGGTTCCCGAAGATGACCGGCTACATGTATTCCGAGTTCATCGGCAAGCTGCACTTCTGGGTCATGTTCGTCGGCGTGAACCTGGTGTTCTTCCCGCAGCACTTCCTCGGCCTTGCCGGCATGCCGCGCCGCTACATCGACTATCCCGATGCGTTCGCGGGCTGGAATGCGGTGTCGTCCTACGGCTCGTACATCGCCGCCGTCGGCGTCCTGATCTTCCTCTTCGGCGTCTTCGAAGCCTTCGCCAAGAAGCGCGTCGCCGGCGACAACCCGTGGGGCGAGGGCGCCAACACGCTGGAATGGCAGCTCTCCTCGCCGCCGCCCTTCCACCAGTGGGAACAGCTCCCGAAGATCAAGTAGGGTCTTGCAAGATCGGGGCCGCCGGAAACGGCGGCCTCAGGACTGGCAGAAGGTGAGAATCCCGGCGGAGGCCGACGGTTGTCGGGTGGCAAGCCCACACCCCACCCTCCGTCATCCCCGGGCTTGACCCGGGGATCCATGCCACACCCTCCGGCGTGCCGTTGGGCGTGGAGCCCGGGGCAGGCCCGAGCGCGACGACGGAGAAGGCGGGCATGAGGCTTGTCTCTCCCGACCAACAGAGCGGAAAGAACATGGCGGTCATCGAGCATCACGAACTGGTTCCGGGCGGCGGCGAGGTCTACCTCTCCGAAGCATCGCCGCGTGATTTCTTCGAGCTTCTGAAGCCGCGCGTCATGTCGCTGGTGGTCTTTACCGCCTTCGCCGGCCTCGTCCTTGCGCCCGGCACGATCAACCCCTTCATCGGCGCCATAGCGATCCTCTGTATTGCCGTGGGCGCCGGTGCATCCGGTGCCCTCAACATGTGGTACGACGCGGATATCGATGCGGTCATGTCCCGCACGGCCAAGCGTCCCATCCCCTCCGGCCGCATCCGCCCGGAGGAGGCGCTCGCCTTCGGCCTGACGCTCTCCGCCTTCTCGGTGGCGATCCTCGGCCTTGCGGTCAACTGGCTGGCCGCCGGCCTGCTCGCCTTCACCATCTTCTTCTATGCCGTCGTCTACACGATGTGGCTGAAGCGCTCGACGCCGCAGAACATCGTCATCGGCGGCGCGGCCGGCGCCTTCCCGCCGATGATCGGCTGGGCCTGTGTCACCGGCGGCGTCTCGGTCGAGAGCGTCGTCCTCTTCCTCATCACCTTCCTGTGGACGCCTGCGCATTTCTGGGCGCTCGCGCTCTTCAAGATGCGCGACTACGAGGCCGTCGGCGTGCCGATGCTGCCGAACGTCTCGGGCGAGGCGACCACGAAAGTGCAGATCCTCGTCTATGCGGTGCTGACCGCCGTGATCGCCGTCGTGCCGGCCGCGCTCGGTTTTGCGAGCCTCGGCTACGGTCTGTTTGCCGCAGCCCTCGGCCTCGGCTTCGTGTGGTATTCTGTCGGCGTGCTGCGCATGCCGGAGGGCGACCGCGCGATGGTTCCGGCCAAGAAGCTCTTCGCCTTCTCCATCGTCTACCTGTTCGCGGTCTTCTCCGGGCTCATGCTCGACCACCTGATCGCGTCCTTCGGATGGGGGCTGTAATGGAAACGGTAAATCTCACGGAAAGCCAGAAGAAGGCCCGCCGCGGCCGCAACATCGCGCTCGGCGCGGTGCTTCTGGGCCTCGTCGT
It encodes the following:
- a CDS encoding type II toxin-antitoxin system PemK/MazF family toxin, which encodes MKRGDFVIVAIQGDFGKPRPALVIQSDLFSEAATVTVLMVSSTLQDAPLLRIPVEPSVGNGLGKSSQIMVDKAMTIRRDKIGKVIGTLDTETMASVTRSLALFLGFA
- the coxB gene encoding cytochrome c oxidase subunit II, coding for MKNKAFAGLAALGCLLFASTAFADQPMPWQKGLQPAATSIMEDVRGFEQYTLWFIVPITLFVLLLLIIVVVKFRESANPVPSRTSHNTLIEIIWTVGPVIVLLFLAVPSFQLLTKQLAPTEEPELTIKATGYQWYWGYEYQTGDSPLSFDSLLLQDADRAAAGKEDRAVYPRLLTVDNEIVIPVGKHVRLLVTAADVIHSFAMPSFGVKIDAIPGRLNETWFKADREGLFYGQCSELCGKDHAFMPIAIRAVSQEKFDTWLAAAATNVGEANKALMASVEGAAPSVAVAENAAQ
- a CDS encoding heme o synthase translates to MAVIEHHELVPGGGEVYLSEASPRDFFELLKPRVMSLVVFTAFAGLVLAPGTINPFIGAIAILCIAVGAGASGALNMWYDADIDAVMSRTAKRPIPSGRIRPEEALAFGLTLSAFSVAILGLAVNWLAAGLLAFTIFFYAVVYTMWLKRSTPQNIVIGGAAGAFPPMIGWACVTGGVSVESVVLFLITFLWTPAHFWALALFKMRDYEAVGVPMLPNVSGEATTKVQILVYAVLTAVIAVVPAALGFASLGYGLFAAALGLGFVWYSVGVLRMPEGDRAMVPAKKLFAFSIVYLFAVFSGLMLDHLIASFGWGL
- the ctaD gene encoding cytochrome c oxidase subunit I, with protein sequence MAGTSAAHGDHHDHHEHKPLSFFQRWFLSTNHKDIGTLYLIFAIFAGLIGGTLSIFMRMELQEPGIQIFHGLAQMVYGFEGDAAIDGGKHMFNVFTTAHALIMIFFMVMPALIGGFANWMVPIMIGAPDMAFPRMNNISFWLIIPAFLLVLLSMFVEGPAGAYGAGGGWTVYPPFSTSGQPGPAMDFVILGLHIAGASSILGAINFITTILNMRAPGMTLHKMPLFAWSVLITAFLLLLSLPVLAGGITMLLTDRNFGTAFFAPENGGDPILFQHLFWFFGHPEVYILILPGFGIVSHIVSTFSRKPIFGYLGMAYAMVAIGAVGFIVWAHHMYTVGMSLDTQRYFVFATMVIAVPTGVKIFSWIATMWGGSIRFTTPMVWAIGFIFLFTVGGVTGVQLANAGLDRALHDTYYVVAHFHYVLSLGAVFAIFAAWYYWFPKMTGYMYSEFIGKLHFWVMFVGVNLVFFPQHFLGLAGMPRRYIDYPDAFAGWNAVSSYGSYIAAVGVLIFLFGVFEAFAKKRVAGDNPWGEGANTLEWQLSSPPPFHQWEQLPKIK
- a CDS encoding invasion associated locus B family protein, whose protein sequence is MGFASLSRLSRTAFGLAVLGLGAAALPSVAAAQQPGTVKSNHGAWSIVCDQPAGASSEQCALMQNVLAEDRPELGLSVVVLKTADRKAKILRVLAPLGVLLPNGLGLNVDGKDIGRAYFVRCFSDGCYAEVVLEDELLKTFRSGATATFIVFQSPEEGIGIPVDLKGFGEGYDALP